The following nucleotide sequence is from Borrelia sp. A-FGy1.
ATTTTGATTTATTAAATACAGCCTTAAGTCATTCATCATATTCTAATGAGCTTGAACAAAAATTTATTAATAATGAGAGGTTAGAGTTTTTAGGAGATTCTGTTCTCAACCTTATTATTACAGATTATTTGTATAGATTATATCCCGAGAAGAGTGAAGGAGAACTTAGTAAGGCTAGATCTTATATTGTAAGTGAAGATTCTCTTTCTACTATTGCTAAAGAGCTTGACATTGGAATTTATCTTTTGCTTGGTAGGGGAGAAGAGAGCAATGATGGTCGGAATAAGAAGGGTATTCTTGCGGATGCTATTGAGGCTTTTGTTGGTGCGCTGTATCTTGATAGTGGATTTTTAAAAGCTTCGGCTTTTGTAATAGAGCTTTTTGATGTTTATATAAGATTAATGTTTAATCGTGGGGATTTTAAAGATTATAAAAGTCTTCTTCAGGAATATGTTCAAAAGAAATATAAAATTTCACCAAATTATAAATTGGTAAAAGAAATAGGACCTGACCACAATAAGGTTTTTTGTGTAGAACTTTATGTAGATGATAAATTTGTATCAAATGGTAGGGGGAAGTCTAAAAAGGAAGCTGAAATGAGAGCTGCTGAGATGGCACTTAAAAATGTTGAAAATATTGATCTTTGATTTTCTTTGCCTCTTTTATTAAAATTTCTTTTTTATTTAATCTAGGATTGTTTAATACTTTATCTAATAGTTTGTTTAGAATTTGTCCAGCATTCTTGCTTTCTTCTATATCAAGACTTTTAATATCATTGCCATTTATTGCTAATTCTTTTAAAGATAATGGATTATTTATTAAATTTTTGCTTTTTATTTTATTTAATATGAACTTAAGTTTGTGGTCTTTGCCTTTAATAGCTTTATATATATCAAATATTTCCTCATAATTTTCTTTGGTGGTTTTGCTTAATAGCAATCTTATGTCTTTTAATGTCTTGATTTGAGAATTGTTGATATTATTAAAAGTATATCTATAGAATAAGATTAATTTTATATCTTTATTTGCAAATTTAAGTGATTTTAAAGCTTGTCTTAAGGAAATGATGTCTTTTTCAATTGTAAGAATAACTAGTGCTTTTAGATAAAAATTTTTTTTCTCTAGTAGTTTAATTTTACTTTTTAATTTTTTATTTATTTCTATATTAAAGAAGTAATTGAAAAAATTTATTTTTTGTAGATAATTAATGCCCTTTGTTGGATTTTTCCCTTCTAAAAGTTTAATAAATTCACTATTTAACCTTTCTTTTGATAAGAGTAAGATGTTTTCTTTTTTGTATTTCATAGAGATTAATGTTTGTTTATCTATTGTAAAGTCAAGTGTGGATGCGAATCTTGCTGCTCTTAATATTCTAAGAGCGTCTTCTTCAAATCTTTTGTTAGCATTGCCTATGCATTTAATTATTTTTTTATTAAGGTCTCTTTTCCCATTATAATAATCTATTACTTCATAATTGAGTGTGTTCATTGCAATTGAATTTATCGTAAAATCTCTTCTTTTTAGATCTTGATTTAAATTTTTTGTGAATTCTATTTTTTTGGGAGATCTTTTGTTTTCATATTCTTTATCTATTCTATAAGTAGTAACTTCAAAAATTTTTTTATTAAAAATAATACTTACTGTTCCATGTTTGATGCCTGTTTGTATATTATTAGGAAATAGATACATTATTTCTTTTGGTGTTGCATTAGTTGTAAAATCAAAATCATAAGGTATCTTTTTAAGAAGTAAATCTCTTAAAGCACCTCCTACTAGGAAAAATTCATAGTTGTTATTATTGAAAATTTTACTAATTCTTATTATATCTTCACTATTAGATCCTAAATTCATTCCAGAATATATTATAGTGAATTAATGATTTTTCTATAACTAGATTATAATTTTAACTTGCCTGAAATTTGTAAAAAGTATTTGTTAAATTTTGATTTAATTTTTATAAATGTAAGTTTATGGAAAAAATTAATGTTAATATACGTGACTCTATTGCCAAGCTTTCAAAAGGGTCAAGGGTTAAACTAATAAATGAGATTAAAAAAAATCTAAACTTAAATTCTTCAAGATTGTTTATGAATAATTCTAATAATTTGGACCCAGATTCTGCATTACAAGTTGAAAATTTTCTATCGGAGAATTTAAAGGGAGAATCCTTTTTAGTAAGGATTTGGATATATATTTTAAAATTTTTTCAAAAAGATGTTAGTAAGAAGGACATATATAAAAATTATTATTTAAAAAGCTTAGAAAATAGTATTAATAACATTTACAAAAAGCCTGTAATAGATTTCAGGAAGAGAATTCTACATATGGGTTTTGTAGAAATGTTTTTTGGATTGTATCGTTATTCTATGAAGCTTAAGAAATTTTTTCAAATTTTAGATGATAGAAATGCTGTTGAGAGGGCAATATTTGAAGTTATTAATAGAAAAATTCCTGATGTTAAGCATAAGATGGAAGATTTCTTAGACTCAGAGGAATATGAGAAATATTTAAAAAAAGATAAAAGTAAGAATGACTTAGAATGTATTATTAAATCAAGAATTAACACTTATATTAATTCAATTCCTTTGCAAACATATAAAACAGTAGAAGATATATTTAAATTTTTTTATATTTTGAATAGTATTGCATTT
It contains:
- the rnc gene encoding ribonuclease III: MSPVEMRCDEERKKQLDEFLMNLHIDFNDFDLLNTALSHSSYSNELEQKFINNERLEFLGDSVLNLIITDYLYRLYPEKSEGELSKARSYIVSEDSLSTIAKELDIGIYLLLGRGEESNDGRNKKGILADAIEAFVGALYLDSGFLKASAFVIELFDVYIRLMFNRGDFKDYKSLLQEYVQKKYKISPNYKLVKEIGPDHNKVFCVELYVDDKFVSNGRGKSKKEAEMRAAEMALKNVENIDL
- a CDS encoding CCA tRNA nucleotidyltransferase; protein product: MNLGSNSEDIIRISKIFNNNNYEFFLVGGALRDLLLKKIPYDFDFTTNATPKEIMYLFPNNIQTGIKHGTVSIIFNKKIFEVTTYRIDKEYENKRSPKKIEFTKNLNQDLKRRDFTINSIAMNTLNYEVIDYYNGKRDLNKKIIKCIGNANKRFEEDALRILRAARFASTLDFTIDKQTLISMKYKKENILLLSKERLNSEFIKLLEGKNPTKGINYLQKINFFNYFFNIEINKKLKSKIKLLEKKNFYLKALVILTIEKDIISLRQALKSLKFANKDIKLILFYRYTFNNINNSQIKTLKDIRLLLSKTTKENYEEIFDIYKAIKGKDHKLKFILNKIKSKNLINNPLSLKELAINGNDIKSLDIEESKNAGQILNKLLDKVLNNPRLNKKEILIKEAKKIKDQYFQHF